The genome window taaattataaaatatcgaAATTACtgcttaataatttttttttatctattatattGTGTTGGTCTATTACCATATTTTTAGCTTGTTATAGTCTTTTGACCATCACAAAAAAAAGCTGCAAAAAAGCACTATAAATGATCTAAACATACTACTACCAtcaatcaaactaattataaacttaaaatatgatattataatgatCTATAGGTAATGATAATCAAAAAAATATGATATGATATCATTTACAATGTTTtcaatatattaataaaatgCTATAAACATTATTAAAAAGTATTATATACAAACCAAATGAAAATTCAataatagataaaataataataataaaacagataatttttttgaaaaaaatattttaaaaattttaatttaaaacattatttttttttaaaaaattaataaacatataaaatataaacgaatttatagaaaaaaaaaagtttaatttaTGACGTTACACGTAAAAGACAATCAAATCATTGACACATGTCGATGTTGCTAAGTGATGCTTTTTAGGATGATagctaataataataaagataataaagtgaTGTAGCTACACACAAATAtaacaattttattttaatttatcttttattcacgagaaagaagaagagacgcAAGTTCACACACAAATGATGTATATGTATTGACTAGCGAGCTTTACCACCAACATCCAACACAAGGATGGCATGGTGGAGAGTGCATGAAGAGCAAGAGAAGGCCCCATAGATCTTGGGGGAAGAAAGGAAGTGCGCAGACAAACTAGTGGACATAGGACAAAGGAGATTATTAGATCTTCGCCATGCAAGCTCATCTGAGATCTCAAGGGAACAACGAGTCCGGCCATGAGCTGATGGGATCCACGTACATCTGCCCCTCCTCCGACCACGGGCTCATTATGTCCATGAGCCAGTTCGGCCTCTGGCTTCCCTCCGCTGCATGGCCCTGGTTCACCGTGTTGATCCTCTCCATCGGCAGCGGCATCATCCCCGTGACAGTGGCCGAAGGAACCACTGGCATGGGTGGTGGCGGAGGGGCCATGGCCAGCCGCTTGAGGAGCTCCTCTCTCCTGTCGCTGACCTCCTTCAGCTTGTTCTCCACAGACCAGGCGAGGGCGGAGGCATCCTCCACGTCCAGGTCGTCGAAGCTGCGGCCACGGAACCCCTCCCACGTCAGCCATGTCATCTCGATCTCCCGGTTCTCGCGCTGCTGCCTGCGGAGCTGCTCCAGAAGCTTGGCGATCCGCTGGTGGAGGAAGGCCTCCTGGTTGACCATCTTCCGGCTGCGCTCGATCTCCGGCATGCTCTTGAATCGCGCCATCATCTGCACAGCCTCCTGGAGGGACGGCCAC of Musa acuminata AAA Group cultivar baxijiao chromosome BXJ2-3, Cavendish_Baxijiao_AAA, whole genome shotgun sequence contains these proteins:
- the LOC135607608 gene encoding agamous-like MADS-box protein AGL80 — encoded protein: MARNKVKLAWIVNDATRRATLKKRRKGLIKKVRELSILCGVEACVVVYTPHENQPVAWPSLQEAVQMMARFKSMPEIERSRKMVNQEAFLHQRIAKLLEQLRRQQRENREIEMTWLTWEGFRGRSFDDLDVEDASALAWSVENKLKEVSDRREELLKRLAMAPPPPPMPVVPSATVTGMMPLPMERINTVNQGHAAEGSQRPNWLMDIMSPWSEEGQMYVDPISSWPDSLFP